In a genomic window of Papilio machaon chromosome 4, ilPapMach1.1, whole genome shotgun sequence:
- the LOC106718390 gene encoding chromodomain-helicase-DNA-binding protein Mi-2 homolog isoform X1, producing the protein MASDDEVDGSFAGDEDVEEGEGQNENSGESDEAPPKEDDDYSPEDGRKKKKGKKRKARGEEKKGRKKKKKRKNESEEDDDFGLEIEAEGDSDYALSAVSSGKKSRKGRGSKHNTSTPATSDSVSSMPTVEEVCSSFGLTDVDIQYSDADFENLTSYKLFQQHVRPLLVKENPKVPVSKLMMLVAAKWRLFCETNPHLSGGPQAMGSEENTNTSTASDYTPKPRSGRPPKDSSKIEDVIDEPEEEEEEEASDEGTPAPRKRGRRPKHGNTPRGKPGRKPKVPTLKIKFSKRKRTSSQDEEHEGSAGANTDSDAEFEQMLAEAEEPKPSAVAEEGVQPKDEDPNAPPQPKKKAKTKIGNKSKKKKKLKTTNKFPDGAEGEHEHQDYCEVCQQGGEIILCDTCPRAYHLVCLEPELEETPEGRWSCPHCEAEGNQDQEDDDEHQEFCRICKDGGELLCCDSCPSAYHRFCLNPPLDEVPDGEWKCPRCSCLPLEGKVAKILTWRWLESAGKTKAPRTREFFVKWHERSYWHCSWISEIQLDVFHPLMYRYYMRKSDPEEPPKLEEPLEEREIRKRIKNKHDPENFPDEKILEEKYYRYGVKPEWLIVHRVINHRTARDGTTFYLVKWRDLSYDQATWESEHADIAGLKNAIEYYQDMRAFITSEGKTKGSKGKKAGRKSKNKDVIDDDESSSGLQMKAKKYNPPPERPTTNLNKKYEDQPPFVYETGMQLHPYQLEGLNWLRYSWGQGIDTILADEMGLGKTIQTVTFLYSLFKEGHCKGPFLVSVPLSTIINWEREFELWAPDLYCITYVGDKDSRAVIRENELTFDDGANRGGRPSKIKSQVKFNVLLTSYELISIDSTCLGSIDWAVLVVDEAHRLKSNQSKFFRLLAGYHINYKLLLTGTPLQNNLEELFHLLNFLNKDKFNDLAAFQNEFADVSKEEQVKRLHEMLGPHMLRRLKADVLKNMPTKSEFIVRVELSPMQKKYYKYILTRNYEALNPKSGGQTVSLLNVMMDLKKCCNHPYLFPVAAEEAPLGPHGNYETQALVKASGKLVLMSKMLKQLKEQGHRVLIFSQMTKMLDILEDFLEGEGYKYERIDGGITGTIRQEAIDRFNAPGAQQFVFLLSTRAGGLGINLATADTVIIYDSDWNPHNDIQAFSRAHRIGQANKVMIYRFVTRNSVEERVTQVAKRKMMLTHLVVRPGMGGKGANFTKQELDDILRFGTEELFKEEEGKEEAIHYDDRAVAELLDRSKEGIEQKESWANEYLSSFKVASYSTKEGDGEEEVDTEIIKQEAENTDPAYWIKLLRHHYEQHQEDQARTLGKGKRVRKQVNYNDGSVAQTENREDSTWQENGSDYNSDFSQGSEDDKEDDDFDEKNDNGDLLSRRSKRRLERREERDRPLPPLLARVGGNMEVLGFNARQRKSFLNAIMRYGMPPQDAFNSQWLVRDLRGKSERNFKAYVSLFMRHLCEPGADNAETFADGVPREGLSRQHVLTRIGVMSLIRKKVQEFEHINGYYSMPELIRKPVEPVKIAGAANESAAPSPAPSTATPITSAAPSPAPTQVSQATGQAPTPGGSEKDDKEEPKEEKSDAKESKEKEEPMDTSDIKENEEEQKKDDKETAKEKQEIKEERRMSVDEELPKEDDKSNDKKSEEGDKVKEEKEDSDKKDDAKSDKTESEASEKPKEDKKDEDDDDVVLVKEEDDLKVERRKFMFNIADGGFTELHTLWLNEERAAAPGREYEIWHRRHDYWLLAGIVTHGYGRWQDIQNDLRFAIINEPFKMDVGKGNFLEIKNKFLARRFKLLEQALVIEEQLRRAAYLNLTQDPNHPAMSLNARFAEVECLAESHQHLSKESLAGNKPANAVLHKVLNQLEELLSDMKSDVSRLPATLARIPPVAQRLQMSERSILSRLAATAGNPLPPAAQMAQFPGGFSAGGSLPGFAPAAAAAANFSNFRPQYSVPGQPTSTSSNKS; encoded by the exons ATGGCATCAGACGATGAAGTAGACGGTTCTTTCGCAG GCGACGAAGATGTAGAAGAAGGTGAGGGTCAAAATGAAAACTCTGGTGAGAGTGATGAAGCTCCACCgaag GAGGATGATGATTATTCACCAGAAGATGGtagaaaaaagaagaaaggTAAGAAGCGAAAGGCTAGAGGTGAAGAAAAAAAGGGcagaaagaagaagaagaagcgTAAAAATGAAAGCGAAGAG gatGATGACTTTGGTCTTGAAATTGAAGCGGAAGGTGACAGTGACTATGCACTGAGTGCCGTGTCTTCAGGTAAAAAGTCTAGAAAAGGCAGAGGGAGCAAACACAATACTTCAACTCCAGCAACATCTGACTCTGTGTCAA gTATGCCAACAGTAGAAGAAGTGTGCTCGTCATTCGGTCTCACAGATGTAGACATACAATACAGCGACGCTGACTTTGAAAACCTCACATCGTATAAATTATTCCAGCAACATGTTCGACCTCTTCTTGTCAAAGAAAATCCTAAG GTACCAGTGTCAAAGTTAATGATGCTCGTAGCTGCCAAGTGGCGCTTGTTCTGCGAAACTAATCCACATCTGAGTGGAGGTCCACAAGCGATGGGTTCCGAAGAGAACACAAACACATCCACGGCCTCCGACTACACGCCAAAGCCGAGGTCAGGCCGTCCACCGAAAGATAGTAGTAAG ATAGAAGATGTTATCGATGAGCCTGAAGaagaggaggaggaggaggcgAGTGATGAGGGCACGCCCGCGCCCCGCAAGCGCGGCCGCCGCCCCAAGCATGGTAACACACCGCGCGGTAAACCCGGTCGTAAACCCAAAGTGCCCACACTCAAGATCAAATTCAGCAAGCGCAAGAGAACCAGCAGT CAGGACGAAGAGCACGAGGGCAGCGCGGGCGCCAACACGGACTCTGATGCGGAGTTCGAGCAGATGTTGGCTGAGGCGGAGGAGCCCAAGCCTTCTGCAGTAGCAGAGGAGGGCGTGCAGCCAAAAGATGAGGATCCTAATGCACCA CCACAGCCGAAGAAGAAGGCTAAGACAAAAATAGGCAATAAGagcaagaagaagaagaaattgaAGACGACTAATAAATTCCCCGACGGCGCGGAGGGCGAACACGAACACCAGGATTATTGTGAA GTGTGCCAGCAAGGAGGTGAGATAATTCTGTGCGACACATGCCCTCGTGCATACCACTTGGTGTGCCTGGAGCCAGAACTGGAGGAGACTCCGGAGGGGCGCTGGTCCTGCCCCCACTGCGAGGCCGAGGGAAACCAGGATcaggaagatgatgatgaGCACCAGGAGTTCTGCAG gatATGTAAAGATGGCGGTGAGTTGTTATGCTGCGATTCGTGTCCTTCAGCTTACCATCGCTTCTGTCTCAATCCACCACTGGACGAGGTGCCCGATGGAGAATGGAAATGTCCAAGATGTAGT TGTCTACCGCTGGAGGGTAAAGTGGCAAAGATTTTGACATGGAGATGGTTGGAAAGTGCGGGCAAAACGAAAGCTCCGCGCACTCGAGAGTTCTTTGTGAAGTGGCACGAGCGTTCCTACTGGCACTGCAGCTGGATATCTGAGATACAG TTGGACGTGTTCCACCCGCTGATGTACAGGTACTACATGCGCAAGTCTGACCCCGAGGAGCCCCCCAAGCTGGAGGAGCCGCTCGAGGAGCGCGAGATACGCAAACGAATCAAGAACAAACACGACCCTGAAAACTTTCCCGACGAGAAGATACTTGAAGAAAAGTATTATag GTACGGCGTGAAGCCGGAGTGGCTGATAGTGCACCGCGTGATCAACCACCGCACGGCGCGCGACGGTACCACCTTCTATCTGGTGAAGTGGCGCGATCTCTCCTACGACCAGGCCACCTGGGAGTCCGAGCATGCGGACATCGCAGGACTCAAGAATGCCATCGAGTATTATCAG GATATGCGAGCCTTTATCACTTCTGAAGGCAAGACAAAAGGCAGCAAAGGCAAGAAAGCCGGCCGCAAGAGCAAGAACAAAGATGTTATTGACGATGATGAAAGCAGTAGTGGACTTCAGATGAAAGCCAAGAAATACAATCCCCCGCCAGAACGTCCCACAACTAACCTCAACAAAAAGTACGAAGATCAACCGCCCTTTGTATACGAAACTGGAATGCAGCTCCATCCATACCAGCTGGAAGGTCTCAACTGGTTGCGGTACTCGTGGGGACAAGGAATCGATACCATTCTCGCAGATGAGATGGGTCTCGGTAAAACCATTCAAACGGTTACATTCCTTTACTCGTTGTTCAAAGAAGGACATTGTAAAGGTCCATTTTTGGTGTCAGTACCTTTATCGACTATTATCAACTGGGAGAGAGAATTTGAACTATGGGCCCCCGATTTGTACTGCATAACATACGTCGGCGACAAAGATTCCAGAGCCGTTATAAGAGAGAACGAACTTACGTTCGATGATGGTGCAAATAGAGGCGGAAGACCTTCCAAAATTAAGTCACAGGTCAAGTTTAACGTCCTCCTAACATCCTACGAGTTGATCTCCATCGATTCTACATGTTTAGGCTCTATCGACTGGGCCGTTTTGGTGGTCGACGAAGCTCACAGGCTTAAAAGCAATCAGTCCAAATTCTTCCGGCTACTGGCTGGCTATCACATCAACTACAAACTACTCCTGACCGGTACTCCTTTGCAAAATAACCTCGAGGAGTTGTTCCatcttttgaatttcttaaataaagacaaattCAACGATCTAGCCGCTTTCCAAAATGAATTTGCGGACGTTTCAAAAGAGGAGCAAGTCAAGAGGCTTCACGAAATGCTCGGGCCGCATATGCTGCGACGTTTGAAGGCCGATGTGCTAAAAAATATGCCCACGAAGTCCGAGTTCATCGTGCGTGTGGAATTGTCGCCTATGCAGAAGAAATACTACAAGTATATTCTTACCAGAAACTACGAAGCTTTAAATCCCAAGAGCGGTGGTCAAACTGTGTCCTTACTTAATGTAATGATGGATTTGAAGAAGTGTTGTAACCACCCGTACCTATTCCCCGTGGCGGCGGAAGAGGCGCCGTTGGGTCCTCATGGAAATTACGAAACACAGGCTTTAGTTAAGGCGTCCGGCAAACTGGTTCTTATGTCTAAAATGTTGAAACAACTTAAGGAACAAGGACACAGAGTACTGATTTTCTCACAGATGACAAAAATGTTAGACATTTTAGAAGATTTCTTGGAGGGAGAAGGATACAAATATGAACGAATCGATGGTGGTATAACTGGAACGATTCGTCAAGAAGCTATAGATAGGTTTAACGCACCCGGAGCTCAGCAGTTTGTGTTCCTACTTTCGACGAGAGCAGGTGGTCTGGGTATTAATTTGGCCACGGCTGATACTGTTATTATTTACGATTCCGATTGGAATCCTCACAATGATATTCAGGCGTTCTCTCGAGCTCATCGTATAGGTCAAGCAAATAAAGTGATGATCTATCGCTTCGTCACACGTAACAGTGTAGAAGAAAGAGTTACACAAGTAGCTAAGAGAAAGATGATGTTGACTCACTTGGTTGTGCGTCCCGGCATGGGCGGCAAAGGCGCCAACTTTACTAAGCAAGAGTTAGATGATATTCTGAGATTCGGTACGGAGGAACTGTTTAAAGAAGAAGAAGGTAAAGAAGAAGCCATTCATTATGACGATAGAGCTGTGGCCGAATTACTCGATCGATCTAAGGAAGGTATCGAACAAAAGGAATCCTGGGCTAACGAATACCTGAGCTCCTTCAAAGTGGCCAGCTACTCCACTAAAGAAGGCGACGGCGAAGAGGAAGTGGATACGGAGATCATTAAACAAGAAGCTGAAAACACTGATCCAGCTTACTGGATCAAATTACTTAGACATCATTATGAACAGCATCAAGAAGACCAAGCGAGAACACTCGGTAAAGGCAAGCGAGTACGTAAACAAGTTAACTACAACGACGGCAGCGTTGCTCAAACTGAAAACCGTGAGGATTCGACGTGGCAGGAAAATGGATCCGACTACAATTCTGACTTCTCACAAGGTAGTGAAGATGATAAGGAAGATGACGATTTCGATGAAAAGAATGACAACGGCGATCTCCTCAGTCGCCGCAGCAAGAGGAGGCTGGAGAGACGCGAGGAGCGGGACAGACCTCTTCCTCCGTTACTCGCACGAGTCGGCGGCAACATGGAGGTTCTCGGTTTTAACGCCAGACAGAGGAAGTCGTTCCTTAACGCGATAATGCGCTACGGGATGCCGCCTCAAGACGCATTTAATTCTCAATGGTTAGTTCGAGATCTTAGAGGTAAATCTGAACGCAACTTCAAAGCCTACGTTTCGCTATTCATGCGACATTTATGTGAACCCGGTGCAGATAATGCTGAAACTTTCGCCGACGGCGTTCCAAGGGAAGGCTTATCACGGCAGCACGTCTTAACTCGAATCGGTGTCATGAGTCTGATCAGAAAGAAAGTTCAAGAATTTGAACATATCAACGGATATTACAGTATGCCAGAATTGATACGTAAGCCAGTTGAGCCAGTGAAAATAGCCGGCGCTGCCAACGAGAGCGCAGCTCCCAGTCCGGCTCCGTCGACAGCGACGCCGATAACATCAGCCGCACCTTCGCCCGCTCCCACACAAGTATCACAGGCTACAGGACAAGCGCCCACACCGGGCGGCTCCGAGAAAGATGACAAGGAAGAACCTAAAGAGGAAAAGTCTGATGCAAAGGAGAGTAAAGAGAAAGAAGAGCCGATGGACACGAGTGACATCAAGGAAAACGAAGAAGAACAAAAGAAGGACGATAAGGAAACGGCCAAAGAAAAACAGGAGATAAAAGAGGAAAGGCGAATGTCTGTCGACGAGGAGCTTCCTAAGGAGGATGACAAATCAAACGACAAGAAGTCCGAAGAGGGCGATAAAGTCAAAGAGGAGAAGGAAGACTCCGACAAGAAAGACGATGCGAAGAGCGACAAGACCGAGTCGGAGGCGTCGGAGAAACCTAAAGAAGATAAGAAGGATGAGGACGATGATGATGTGGTGTTAGTGAAGGAGGAGGACGACTTAAAAGTTGAGCGACGCAAGTTCATGTTCAACATTGCGGACGGTGGGTTCACGGAGCTGCACACGCTGTGGCTGAACGAGGAGCGCGCGGCGGCACCCGGCCGCGAGTACGAGATCTGGCACAGACGACACGACTACTGGCTCCTGGCCGGCATCGTGACGCACGGCTACGGCCGCTGGCAGGACATACAGAACGACCTGCGCTTTGCCATCATCAACGAACCTTTCAAAATGGACGTCGGCAAAGGAAACTTTCTCGAAATTAAGAACAAATTCCTTGCAAGGCGGTTTAag TTGTTGGAGCAGGCGCTGGTGATAGAGGAGCAGCTGCGGCGCGCGGCGTACCTGAACCTGACGCAGGACCCCAACCACCCCGCCATGTCGCTGAATGCGCGCTTCGCGGAGGTCGAGTGCCTCGCCGAGTCGCACCAACACCTCAGCAAGGAGTCCCTCGCCGGCAACAAGCCCGCCAACGCGGTACTGCACAAG GTGTTGAATCAGCTGGAGGAGCTGCTGTCGGACATGAAGTCAGACGTATCGCGGCTGCCGGCGACGCTGGCGCGTATCCCGCCGGTGGCGCAACGCCTGCAGATGTCAGAGCGGTCCATTCTGTCGCGTCTCGCAGCCACCGCCGGCAACCCGCTGCCGCCAG CGGCGCAGATGGCGCAGTTCCCGGGCGGGTTCAGTGCGGGCGGGTCTCTGCCGGGCTTCgcccccgccgccgccgccgccgcaaaCTTCTCCAACTTCCGGCCGCAGTACTCCGTGCCCGGACAACCCACCTCCACATCTTCTAAT AAATCATAA